A window of the Fuscovulum sp. genome harbors these coding sequences:
- a CDS encoding flavin reductase family protein yields MAEPDAKAFRDAMRAFVGNCSVITVGEGEEATGLVVTSAISLSAEPPLLLACVNRSASSHPLFARYGHFGWNSLGAAHQPVAERFSGFAGVRGAARYEGAEWETAVTGAQLLKGAPAAFDCTLEEMIDRATHSILIGRVRAIRTTPNAGALMYWNGAYRALEA; encoded by the coding sequence ATGGCCGAACCGGACGCCAAAGCGTTTCGCGATGCGATGCGCGCCTTTGTGGGCAATTGCAGCGTGATCACCGTGGGCGAGGGCGAAGAGGCGACGGGGTTGGTCGTCACCTCGGCCATCTCGCTTTCGGCCGAACCGCCCTTGCTGCTGGCCTGCGTGAACCGCTCGGCCTCCAGCCACCCCTTGTTCGCGCGCTACGGCCATTTCGGCTGGAACTCGCTGGGCGCGGCGCATCAGCCGGTGGCGGAACGTTTCTCCGGCTTTGCCGGGGTGCGTGGGGCCGCGCGCTATGAAGGGGCGGAATGGGAAACCGCCGTCACCGGGGCGCAACTCCTGAAAGGCGCACCGGCCGCCTTTGACTGCACGCTGGAGGAAATGATCGACCGCGCCACCCATTCCATCCTGATCGGCCGCGTTCGGGCGATCCGCACCACCCCGAACGCCGGGGCGTTGATGTATTGGAACGGCGCCTATCGCGCGCTAGAGGCTTAA
- a CDS encoding indolepyruvate oxidoreductase subunit beta family protein: MTVHDMVSGALPAKSADPRLSGIIKLAILAVGGQGGGVLTTWIEDLARSNGYAAQATSVAGVAQRTGATVYYIEMAPHRAGDPMPVFSLMPAAGDVDIMIAAEMMEAGRSIIRGFVTPDRTTLIASTHRALAVSEKMVPGDGIAASDEVMAAAEIAAQRFIAADFDALAIANGSVISASLFGALAGSGALPFDRAAFEAAIRASGKGVEGSLRAFGAALVVAANPVAEVAAPKPKAVAAQVTGPARLTAAWDTLAARVAALPTPVAEMALPGLRKVVDFQDIAYGGEYLDRLATVLAQDSAAQGWALSREAAKYIANAMAYDDIIRVADLKTRGRRFDRIRKEMRVKEANLLHLTEFFHPRAEEIVGLFPARLGAKVEADPKWMARLDRWFNKGRRLRTDSLRAFLTLHIVGGLRGWRRRTLRHAQEQAHMARWLQTALAETTRNYDLAVELIRCRRLIKGYSDTHARGQSKFDRVLAATGQIAARPDAADWCRRLREAALKDEEGKALDGAVATIRSFA, from the coding sequence ATGACGGTGCATGACATGGTGTCGGGTGCCTTGCCCGCCAAATCCGCCGATCCGCGCCTGTCGGGGATCATCAAGCTGGCGATCCTGGCCGTGGGTGGGCAGGGCGGTGGGGTTCTGACCACCTGGATCGAAGATCTGGCGCGGTCCAACGGCTATGCCGCGCAGGCCACATCCGTGGCGGGGGTGGCGCAACGGACCGGGGCCACGGTCTATTACATCGAGATGGCCCCGCATCGGGCGGGTGATCCGATGCCGGTCTTTTCGCTGATGCCGGCGGCGGGCGATGTGGACATCATGATTGCCGCGGAAATGATGGAGGCCGGGCGGTCGATCATCCGGGGGTTCGTGACGCCGGACCGGACGACGCTGATCGCCAGCACCCACCGCGCGCTGGCGGTGTCGGAAAAGATGGTGCCGGGGGATGGTATCGCGGCATCGGATGAGGTGATGGCAGCGGCAGAGATCGCGGCGCAGCGCTTCATCGCGGCGGATTTCGACGCGCTGGCGATTGCGAACGGGTCGGTGATTTCCGCCTCGCTTTTCGGGGCGCTGGCGGGGTCGGGGGCGCTGCCCTTTGACCGCGCGGCGTTCGAGGCGGCGATCCGTGCCAGCGGCAAGGGAGTGGAGGGGTCGCTGCGCGCTTTTGGCGCGGCGCTGGTCGTGGCGGCAAACCCGGTGGCCGAGGTGGCCGCGCCAAAGCCCAAGGCGGTAGCGGCACAGGTGACAGGCCCCGCCCGGCTGACGGCAGCCTGGGACACACTTGCCGCCCGCGTCGCGGCCCTGCCCACGCCGGTGGCCGAGATGGCCCTTCCAGGCCTGCGCAAGGTGGTGGATTTTCAGGACATCGCCTATGGGGGAGAATACCTGGACCGGCTTGCCACAGTTCTGGCGCAGGACAGCGCGGCGCAGGGCTGGGCCCTGTCGCGCGAGGCGGCGAAGTACATCGCCAACGCCATGGCCTATGACGACATCATCCGCGTGGCCGATCTGAAAACCCGCGGCCGCCGCTTTGACCGTATCCGCAAGGAGATGCGGGTGAAGGAGGCAAACCTTCTGCACCTGACCGAATTCTTTCACCCCCGGGCTGAGGAAATCGTCGGGCTGTTCCCGGCGCGTCTGGGTGCGAAGGTGGAGGCCGATCCGAAATGGATGGCGCGGCTGGATCGGTGGTTTAACAAGGGCCGCCGCCTGCGGACCGACAGCCTGCGCGCCTTTCTGACGTTGCATATCGTGGGGGGCTTGCGCGGATGGCGTCGCCGCACGCTGCGCCACGCGCAGGAACAGGCGCATATGGCGCGCTGGCTGCAAACGGCCCTGGCCGAGACGACGCGCAATTACGATCTGGCGGTGGAACTCATCCGCTGTCGCCGCCTGATCAAGGGCTATTCCGATACGCATGCGCGCGGGCAATCCAAGTTTGACCGCGTCCTTGCCGCCACCGGGCAGATCGCCGCGCGCCCGGATGCCGCCGACTGGTGCCGCCGGTTGCGGGAGGCTGCGCTGAAGGATGAAGAGGGCAAGGCGTTGGACGGGGCTGTGGCCACGATCCGCAGTTTCGCCTGA